The genomic DNA ATTGCCATAATATACCTCTTGTGTCTTGGTTGAGTTTATGTATGTAATATAATAAAAAACTTAGTGTTGGATGAAAGAAAATTTGAAAAAACACTTTTATATTGATTAGTCTGTGTGCTTAAATATGTTTTTCGTAATGAATTTTTGAAATTGTCACACGGATATGAAAAATCTAACGATTTTTCTATAGGATTTTGCGTTAGCAAAATTGAATCCGAGAGACATCTATAATGCTTCTTTTCTAAATTTACCTCCAAAATTTTCAACGTCTATCAAAATTCACGAGAGGAATTCACCGAAAGATGAAAAAAGTGGTTGTAAAAATTGGTGGCAGCTTGGCAATCGACGAAGCCAAGCTCGCTGATTTTGTGTCGGCAGTCTCTACCCTCCCCGGTAGTGGCTGTCAGGTGGCCGTGGTTCACGGCGGTGGCAAGGACATCAACGAGAATATCGCCTTGCTCAAGGAACAACCGACATTCATCGACGGCCTCCGAGTCACGACCCCCGGCATCATGAAGATGGTCGAGATGACTCTCTCGGGCCACGTGAACAAGAAACTCGTACGCATGTTGCTGAACAACAACTGCAACGCCATCGGTATTTCCGGCGTAGACGGCAACCTGTTCCAGGTCGTCAAGAAGCAGGGCAAGGTGGACCTTGGCCTGGTGGGTGAAATCAAGCAGGTCAATCCGAAGATTGTCGCTGACCTGTGGAATGCGGGTTGGACTCCGGTGGTCAGCCCGATTTCCATTGGCGAGGGCCAAAGCTGGAACGTG from uncultured Fibrobacter sp. includes the following:
- the argB gene encoding acetylglutamate kinase, producing MKKVVVKIGGSLAIDEAKLADFVSAVSTLPGSGCQVAVVHGGGKDINENIALLKEQPTFIDGLRVTTPGIMKMVEMTLSGHVNKKLVRMLLNNNCNAIGISGVDGNLFQVVKKQGKVDLGLVGEIKQVNPKIVADLWNAGWTPVVSPISIGEGQSWNVNADTAASELAVALEADQFVLVSDVPGVMDENKNVIPELSEADAEKLIEAGVISGGMIPKVRESFKSIRRGLKSIHIVGWKDAEHFGKQINGDLNYGTILR